In Candidatus Limnocylindria bacterium, one DNA window encodes the following:
- a CDS encoding cupin domain-containing protein, with the protein MRTLGLAELVHPLSVDTFMSKYWQRKPYVRHGSLERFKEIATIPALRSIEAILEVWRGTAEAWPPRTTKNPVITAEARQVSDFFESGYTVYLSHVEEHVPALKPLARRMERDLGLREYEVFFEAFAAKGAGSAIHFDPNVTINLQLIGAKQWTVAENTHLKHPHEGWNVGADVDDEMKAYSRMPLPSKMPRGSKSFEARRGTLVYLHPGYWHATVNHEPSLSLLYTINPPSWADLLVDEFKARLNTIDDARELAFGLGSTGGLDQKRQRLKKLIHEVSISADRMSPESLLAKWKKAAVDEY; encoded by the coding sequence ATGAGGACACTCGGGCTGGCTGAGCTGGTGCATCCGCTGTCCGTGGACACGTTCATGTCTAAGTACTGGCAAAGGAAACCGTACGTGCGCCACGGTTCGCTAGAACGGTTCAAGGAGATTGCCACAATTCCGGCGCTCCGCAGTATTGAAGCAATCTTGGAGGTGTGGCGCGGTACCGCGGAGGCTTGGCCACCGCGGACCACCAAGAATCCAGTCATTACGGCTGAGGCGCGCCAGGTGTCTGACTTTTTCGAAAGCGGATACACGGTCTACTTGTCCCATGTTGAAGAACATGTCCCTGCCCTGAAACCTCTCGCACGCCGTATGGAACGCGACTTGGGCTTGAGAGAGTACGAGGTCTTTTTCGAAGCGTTCGCGGCGAAGGGAGCTGGATCGGCAATTCATTTCGATCCAAACGTCACCATCAACCTTCAGCTAATCGGCGCCAAACAATGGACAGTCGCCGAGAATACGCATCTCAAACATCCGCACGAGGGCTGGAATGTCGGCGCCGACGTCGACGACGAGATGAAGGCCTATTCGCGAATGCCTCTCCCCTCGAAGATGCCGAGAGGCTCCAAGAGCTTTGAAGCCCGACGTGGCACGCTCGTCTATCTGCATCCAGGCTATTGGCATGCGACTGTCAATCACGAGCCGTCTTTGTCGCTTCTCTACACGATCAATCCCCCTTCATGGGCCGACCTGCTTGTCGATGAATTCAAGGCCCGCTTGAACACGATTGATGACGCTCGAGAACTAGCCTTTGGTCTTGGGTCAACTGGGGGACTGGACCAGAAGCGACAACGTCTCAAGAAACTGATCCATGAAGTCTCTATCTCAGCGGATCGGATGAGTCCCGAGAGCCTACTTGCGAAGTGGAAGAAGGCTGCAGTAGATGAGTATTGA
- a CDS encoding coproporphyrinogen-III oxidase family protein encodes MNPARAPYALRLPNPGKHLYPPPLTDIEPSVASALLAEAPQGGVRAQLYIHLPFCATICTFCPIYKFELRSAGAVDTYLSALTTELRDLSQRALIRALRVENVYFGGGTPSVVPDHHLAALVALIRRSFDVSPAAQWTFEGHVGSLTKDKLRFVRSLGFDRVSTGVQTFDPTLRAALNLTPTEADIRRCVDDARAVGLTHFNLDLMYSLPGQDERAWEQDLRTTGDINPQGVDVYETVVAHGTQLYGEVAQGARRVEPDPRRRAAQYTLAEEVLASHGYRQRNLFVWDQPGYENRLLGRQSELRDQHLHIVGAGLSSYSLLNGRPFINAIGRKRYFDQVARVGHGIAAYHDPTPRQRMERFMVMSLEDFTIDARRFTASFGQDVEDAFGAQLDSFADRGLLTASGDGYDLTPRGRAWASTMAAEFFDAPVIAEILRTRLAGRPFYPLTHEEAIEFPLFALFHPQLIFPARSDLRLFARYLWYLFRHERDWLRRLVASARVALLVYGPPDLGRVLPGTRTMRRARRDADAPESARAVRLS; translated from the coding sequence ATGAACCCCGCGCGCGCACCCTACGCCCTGCGCCTGCCCAACCCGGGCAAACACCTGTATCCGCCTCCGCTCACCGACATCGAACCCTCGGTCGCGAGCGCGCTCCTCGCAGAGGCGCCGCAAGGCGGGGTTCGCGCCCAGCTGTACATCCACCTTCCCTTCTGCGCCACCATCTGCACGTTCTGCCCGATCTACAAGTTTGAGCTACGAAGTGCCGGCGCCGTCGACACCTACCTCTCCGCGCTGACCACCGAGCTGCGTGACCTGAGTCAGCGCGCGCTCATCCGGGCCCTGCGCGTCGAGAACGTCTACTTCGGCGGCGGCACGCCCTCGGTCGTTCCCGACCATCACCTCGCGGCGCTCGTCGCGCTGATCCGTCGCTCGTTCGACGTGAGTCCCGCGGCGCAGTGGACGTTCGAAGGGCACGTGGGCTCGCTGACAAAGGACAAGCTCCGCTTCGTGCGGTCGCTGGGATTTGATCGCGTGAGCACTGGTGTGCAGACGTTCGATCCCACACTGCGCGCCGCGCTGAACCTGACGCCCACCGAAGCCGACATCCGTCGCTGCGTTGACGACGCGCGCGCGGTCGGGCTGACGCATTTCAACCTCGACCTCATGTACTCGCTGCCGGGCCAGGACGAGCGTGCCTGGGAGCAGGACCTCCGCACGACGGGGGACATCAATCCGCAGGGCGTGGACGTGTACGAGACGGTGGTAGCACACGGCACACAGCTGTACGGGGAGGTTGCGCAGGGTGCGCGGCGGGTCGAGCCCGATCCGCGCCGCCGCGCTGCCCAGTACACCCTCGCCGAGGAGGTCCTCGCTAGCCACGGCTACCGGCAGCGCAACCTCTTCGTCTGGGACCAGCCCGGTTACGAGAATCGACTGCTCGGCCGTCAGAGCGAGCTCCGCGATCAGCATCTGCACATCGTCGGCGCGGGCCTGTCGTCCTACAGCCTGCTGAACGGGCGGCCGTTCATCAACGCGATCGGCCGCAAGCGGTACTTCGATCAAGTCGCCCGCGTTGGCCATGGGATCGCTGCGTACCACGATCCGACCCCGCGGCAACGCATGGAGCGCTTCATGGTCATGTCACTCGAAGACTTCACGATCGACGCACGTCGCTTCACCGCGTCCTTCGGGCAGGACGTAGAGGACGCGTTCGGCGCGCAGCTCGACTCGTTCGCAGACCGCGGCCTCCTCACGGCGAGTGGGGACGGGTACGACCTCACGCCACGAGGGCGCGCCTGGGCATCGACCATGGCGGCCGAGTTCTTCGATGCGCCCGTGATCGCGGAGATCCTGCGCACGCGACTAGCCGGCCGACCGTTCTATCCGCTCACGCACGAAGAGGCGATCGAGTTCCCGCTCTTTGCCCTATTCCATCCGCAGCTGATCTTCCCTGCCAGATCCGACCTGCGGCTGTTCGCCCGCTACCTCTGGTATCTGTTCCGACACGAGCGCGACTGGCTGCGACGGCTCGTGGCCAGTGCTCGAGTGGCTCTCCTCGTGTACGGCCCACCCGATCTCGGCAGGGTGCTGCCCGGCACACGAACCATGCGGCGCGCGCGCCGCGACGCCGATGCGCCGGAGAGCGCACGTGCCGTCCGCCTCAGCTGA
- a CDS encoding FAD-dependent oxidoreductase, protein MTGADPPDPVYVIGAGPAGLAAALALARGSIPVRVVERAGLLGGKVNSHRAQDRSLEHGVHGWWVNYINFDQLLRWADVDPSAALVEARSSTLVEPNGTRHSLTTLATDLPSPLFLIVQFFRAPFLSKRDFFSLFSFFIHTLAFDHRTDYGRYDDFSFQALMDFCGVSPTVQRLLLTPFILSFDFTTPDRVSAACGLSGLQLYMIRDQRSALARWARGLPAEVLFAPIGRAIAARGGELRFDTALRSVRVEDGRLTGVHLSVSGAPAVEAASEVVLGRVPTASVPSQGFVPVTTSGGPVMVGRVGSAVRALSAMCTHQGCTVAWDAAASGFSCPCHGGRFDQAGAVVNGPPTRPLRAVRSTVEGPDIVLWGPSAPRAEPCSDVILATDLASAQAVVAESVDLATRLRHDIGHLDTTPELIVRLWFDRSCDPLPEIESAFTPEFAVIDNFFRINSFDAQIDAEGTVIEVQGYRPDALFGASDETVLDTVFADLAHISHGYRREALRSYTINRFQRLFTRYGPGQHPFRPGAESGTPGLYLAGDWTHDERGAWMMERAVVSGFQAANAVLRRRGRPEVPVLLLPAESVVLRVARLIALGIRLTLLRRLPMTAEPTAHELHHHMEGDHAILGWVALCVAAGSFLALLSTELRGLLAIWPVLFGLIGVYFFLHTEPDVRYRYGSWLRAWADHGTLDHRLMNAGAAAVSVAELGRVHGYLTGAWSDAAFPTGLVVGGVLILSHHHGDAVLIERQHQIMGALGILTGFTWLGARLIPSLLGLSYAWPLIFAVLAFVFITYIEHTHDAIEDGHDHAGEHAHVDGTPSASHDH, encoded by the coding sequence ATGACCGGTGCGGACCCGCCCGACCCCGTGTACGTGATCGGCGCTGGACCGGCGGGACTAGCCGCGGCGCTCGCTCTTGCGCGAGGCAGCATCCCCGTGCGCGTCGTTGAGCGCGCGGGCCTGCTGGGTGGCAAGGTCAACAGTCATCGCGCGCAAGACCGCTCGCTCGAGCATGGCGTACACGGCTGGTGGGTCAACTACATCAACTTCGATCAGCTCTTGCGCTGGGCTGACGTTGATCCGTCTGCGGCGCTCGTCGAGGCGAGGTCGAGTACGTTGGTCGAGCCCAACGGCACGCGGCATTCCCTCACAACACTGGCGACGGATCTTCCGAGTCCACTCTTCCTCATCGTGCAGTTCTTTCGTGCCCCGTTCCTGTCGAAGCGCGACTTCTTCAGTCTGTTCTCCTTCTTCATCCACACCTTGGCGTTCGACCATCGCACCGACTACGGGAGGTACGACGATTTCTCCTTCCAGGCGCTGATGGACTTCTGTGGCGTGTCGCCCACTGTTCAGCGTCTGCTGCTCACGCCGTTCATCCTGTCGTTCGACTTCACCACGCCCGACCGCGTATCGGCGGCCTGCGGCCTCAGCGGCTTGCAGCTGTACATGATCCGAGACCAGCGGTCGGCCTTGGCGCGGTGGGCGCGGGGGCTGCCCGCGGAGGTGCTCTTTGCCCCGATCGGTCGAGCGATCGCCGCTCGCGGTGGCGAGCTCCGGTTCGACACCGCACTGCGCAGCGTGCGGGTCGAGGACGGTCGGCTGACGGGCGTGCACCTGTCGGTGAGCGGTGCGCCTGCCGTCGAAGCCGCCTCAGAAGTCGTGCTGGGTCGGGTCCCCACCGCGTCAGTGCCGAGCCAAGGGTTCGTCCCCGTGACCACATCCGGCGGGCCCGTCATGGTCGGGCGTGTCGGCTCGGCGGTGCGCGCCCTGAGCGCGATGTGCACACACCAAGGCTGCACGGTGGCCTGGGATGCGGCCGCGAGCGGGTTCAGCTGCCCCTGTCACGGTGGGCGCTTCGACCAAGCGGGCGCGGTCGTCAATGGACCGCCGACGCGTCCGCTGCGCGCTGTGCGATCGACGGTCGAGGGTCCGGACATCGTTCTGTGGGGTCCATCGGCCCCGCGGGCGGAGCCGTGCTCCGATGTGATCCTGGCGACTGACCTCGCGTCAGCGCAGGCCGTTGTGGCCGAGAGCGTGGACCTGGCGACCCGGTTGCGACACGACATCGGCCACCTCGACACCACACCGGAGCTGATCGTCCGGCTCTGGTTCGATCGCTCCTGCGATCCACTACCGGAGATCGAGTCCGCGTTCACTCCCGAGTTTGCGGTCATCGACAACTTCTTCCGGATCAACAGCTTCGACGCGCAGATCGACGCTGAAGGCACCGTCATCGAGGTGCAAGGCTACCGACCCGACGCGTTGTTTGGAGCCAGTGATGAGACCGTGCTGGACACGGTATTCGCCGATCTCGCGCACATCAGTCACGGGTACCGACGGGAGGCTCTGCGCTCGTACACCATCAATCGCTTCCAGCGACTGTTCACCCGCTACGGACCTGGACAGCATCCCTTCCGGCCCGGGGCGGAGTCGGGCACGCCAGGGCTGTACCTTGCCGGGGACTGGACCCACGACGAGCGTGGCGCATGGATGATGGAACGCGCCGTGGTCTCCGGGTTCCAGGCGGCGAACGCCGTACTCCGGCGGCGCGGGCGCCCGGAGGTTCCGGTCCTGCTCCTTCCCGCCGAGAGCGTCGTCCTGCGCGTGGCCCGTCTGATCGCGCTCGGCATTCGCCTCACCCTGCTACGGAGGTTACCGATGACCGCCGAACCCACCGCACACGAACTCCATCACCACATGGAAGGAGATCACGCCATCTTGGGATGGGTCGCACTGTGCGTGGCGGCCGGGAGCTTCCTCGCGCTGCTGTCGACCGAACTGCGTGGGCTGCTGGCGATCTGGCCCGTGCTGTTCGGGCTCATCGGCGTGTACTTCTTCCTCCACACCGAACCCGACGTGCGCTACCGCTACGGTTCGTGGCTGCGCGCCTGGGCCGACCATGGCACGCTCGATCACCGGCTCATGAACGCAGGTGCGGCCGCCGTCAGCGTCGCGGAACTCGGGCGGGTGCATGGGTACCTCACGGGCGCCTGGTCGGACGCAGCGTTTCCGACCGGTCTCGTGGTTGGGGGCGTGCTCATCCTCAGTCACCACCACGGCGATGCGGTGCTCATCGAACGGCAACACCAGATCATGGGTGCGCTCGGGATACTCACCGGCTTCACGTGGCTGGGAGCGCGGCTGATCCCCTCGCTGCTCGGGCTCAGCTACGCCTGGCCGCTCATCTTTGCCGTCCTCGCGTTCGTGTTCATCACCTACATCGAGCACACGCACGACGCGATCGAGGACGGCCACGATCACGCCGGCGAGCACGCGCACGTGGACGGGACCCCGAGCGCATCGCACGACCACTAG
- a CDS encoding tyrosinase family protein, with product MDVRRNIYNLTPAEVTRLTSALNTLKTNGTYDMFIHRHHDAMMRASLMTNETGTLRNSAHRGPAFGPWHRWYLRDLELQLQTVTPGLTLPYWSWSADGALPNPAAAPLWSANYIGGDGTGPNDFVANGPFQNWMALVMTPSMTLVPRGVPGIIRRLGRDAQGAPTLPRVLDVTNSFSESAYDSLPWSESQTSAPSFRNRLEGWLLRPGDQTPNGRMHNRVHLWVGGDMLPGTSPNDPVFFLHHANVDRLWAQWRATHPTVPYAPAAGGPPGHSLNDAMFDLGAPGITPASTLDHHCMGYMYDDESPGQSADACPPNAVMTVSPGQLAQISACFTNIGATSWVKGTAGQVNLGQLCPHAAIAAWNSNWLSATTYASTTQAVVAPGQIAFFLFSILPPAGTAPGQYVIEGDLIAASTGRPLAAPTFKQIVNVH from the coding sequence GTGGACGTTCGTAGGAACATCTACAACCTCACTCCGGCGGAGGTGACGCGGCTGACCAGCGCGCTCAACACGCTCAAGACCAACGGCACGTACGACATGTTCATTCACCGTCATCACGACGCAATGATGCGCGCCAGCCTCATGACGAACGAGACCGGAACGCTCCGCAACAGCGCGCACCGAGGGCCTGCCTTCGGCCCGTGGCATCGGTGGTACCTGCGCGATCTCGAGCTGCAACTGCAGACAGTCACGCCAGGATTGACGCTTCCCTATTGGAGCTGGTCCGCCGATGGTGCCCTGCCGAACCCCGCGGCGGCCCCGCTCTGGAGTGCGAATTACATCGGCGGTGATGGCACCGGACCCAACGACTTCGTGGCCAATGGGCCGTTTCAGAACTGGATGGCGCTGGTCATGACGCCGTCTATGACACTGGTCCCTCGCGGGGTCCCGGGGATCATCCGCCGCCTCGGCCGCGACGCGCAGGGCGCGCCGACGCTGCCGCGTGTGCTGGATGTCACCAATAGCTTCAGCGAGAGCGCCTACGACAGCTTGCCCTGGAGTGAGAGTCAGACTTCGGCACCAAGCTTCCGCAACCGACTCGAGGGCTGGCTCTTGCGTCCCGGCGATCAGACGCCCAACGGGCGGATGCACAACCGTGTCCATCTGTGGGTCGGCGGCGACATGCTCCCCGGCACCTCGCCCAATGACCCCGTCTTCTTCCTGCACCACGCCAACGTCGATCGTCTCTGGGCCCAGTGGCGGGCGACGCACCCGACCGTGCCGTATGCACCCGCCGCGGGCGGTCCCCCCGGCCACAGCCTCAACGACGCCATGTTCGACCTCGGGGCGCCTGGGATCACGCCGGCGAGCACGCTCGACCACCACTGCATGGGGTACATGTATGACGACGAGAGCCCGGGGCAGAGTGCGGACGCGTGTCCACCCAATGCGGTGATGACTGTCAGCCCCGGCCAGCTCGCGCAGATCTCGGCCTGCTTCACAAACATCGGCGCGACCTCGTGGGTCAAAGGCACGGCGGGACAGGTGAACCTCGGACAGCTGTGCCCGCACGCTGCCATCGCGGCATGGAACTCCAACTGGCTCTCGGCGACGACGTACGCGAGCACGACGCAGGCGGTCGTTGCTCCCGGCCAGATCGCCTTCTTCCTCTTTTCAATCCTGCCCCCAGCCGGCACAGCTCCCGGTCAGTACGTGATCGAGGGCGACCTCATCGCCGCGTCGACCGGCCGCCCGCTGGCTGCGCCAACCTTTAAACAGATCGTCAACGTCCACTGA